The Zingiber officinale cultivar Zhangliang chromosome 9A, Zo_v1.1, whole genome shotgun sequence genome window below encodes:
- the LOC122020259 gene encoding NDR1/HIN1-like protein 26: MSLFSTPSPKDCSEQGLRSFHLGKKKKKKLLYGLVSLLTTILSLFFLVWFILHPSKPEFYLKDASVFQLSLGGAATTPRFLNSTIITTIVSKNPNARVGIYYDQMRTYAAYKGQQITGDVVLPPFFQGHQEVNVLSAALQGAGLPVAPSFGYEVERDQKTAGKMSLRLRMDGRLRWKVGMWVSGPYRVDVNCVAVILFRSAADSDSGPMGLVQASQCSTNI; the protein is encoded by the coding sequence ATGTCTCTGTTCAGCACTCCCTCGCCTAAGGACTGCTCCGAGCAAGGCTTACGCAGCTTCCACTtggggaagaaaaagaagaagaaattgctCTACGGTCTTGTCTCCCTCCTCACTACCAtcctttctcttttcttcctcgtCTGGTTCATCCTCCACCCTTCCAAGCCGGAGTTCTACCTCAAGGACGCTTCCGTCTTCCAGCTCAGTCTAGGTGGCGCCGCCACCACGCCGCGCTTCCTTAATTCCACCATCATAACCACCATCGTGTCCAAGAACCCCAACGCCCGCGTGGGGATTTACTACGACCAGATGCGCACCTATGCCGCCTACAAGGGGCAGCAGATCACCGGTGACGTTGTGCTGCCGCCTTTTTTCCAGGGCCACCAGGAGGTCAACGTCCTGAGCGCAGCCCTGCAAGGGGCGGGTCTGCCGGTGGCGCCCTCTTTCGGGTACGAAGTGGAGCGCGACCAGAAGACGGCCGGGAAAATGTCCCTGAGGCTGAGGATGGACGGCCGGCTGCGATGGAAGGTGGGGATGTGGGTGTCGGGGCCGTACAGGGTCGACGTAAACTGTGTGGCCGTCATTCTGTTCAGATCCGCTGCAGATTCCGATTCAGGACCCATGGGCTTGGTGCAAGCTTCTCAGTGCTCCACCAACATTTGA